Within the Miscanthus floridulus cultivar M001 unplaced genomic scaffold, ASM1932011v1 os_1970_1_2, whole genome shotgun sequence genome, the region aagtatccagatgcagagacagcgagagccgccacagttgcagaggccacagagcgtgccgagagaggaggtgctcgcagcaGAGTCcggattgcagatcagctttcactagaagcaagggctacacttgagcgagttgagcgccttcatggtggtccaagtgggactctcatgattggaggacagcgtgttgccattgatgagggttAGCCTTAGGGAGAGTCATAGCAGCAGCCATAGGCAGCAAAGCAGACTCAGGAGGCACAGCCAGCACAGTAGACTTAGGAGGGTGAGTAGGCTGAGTAGGCCAAGGAGACAAAGCCAGCACCTCAGCCACTattacgccgctctggtcatactcgtgCTCTAGTCACGCCGAGGGTAGATACTcagcagaggggttctcatccactgcctagaccacagggtccacctctagtgacccatcttgacctaagggccgccacggccaagcaggtgcagcagctgaggttcatggactttgaggtgtggtttccacccaggaaggatgagagagcattagagggcttctacacaccattctaggaggatttctataattcCTATCTTAATAGTGGAGCAGTATTTAGatcacagagggtgtgcaacatagagtctatagtagcagtagctggagagcacattcgcccgtaTCTATCCTATTTACCAGGGCTAACAAATCTGATCAGACGGACAGGcctgtatgttccatcttgggttcgacagttctatgctactctctaGATTGATCCGCAGCAcagatatattcactttgcatttagaggcagagattacaggctgacgagtactagggtcagggagatactcaggcttcaggagcagccagtcaggcttcatgtggtttgctatggacagaccgtgcctcccagatgccctcatggttgTATGGTGCCGCCTACGAACTTGGTCCATCACTGTTTCACAGAGCCCTttggcgaagggtcgaggaggaacccctatgatctcactcccactgctcgcGTGATTGAGGCTAGCATAAGGAGGACattacttccgaggatgggatatagagagggattgactcatatacagctatggcttctcaactctctgatgtagcagatagtttttgatatttgggatcttcttctgtcagagatggaggacactatagttgagggcttcagaggtcacaggcagctaccctattctcactagatcacattccttatccacagaGCAATTATAgttaggccacctgagatgcttatagagtatagtggtgctatgaTAGAGTTCTCTGCTTATAACCTGTCTCAGATGATTCTCcatagtacaccataggcacctagtcagccacaccgtcgtctagaggtgctagagactgtagcctagcaggatgatattatcaggggtattgcagctatagaggaggagcagcttgctcagtaggaggggatggtcgcgaGCAACcctagtgacagttctgatgatgactaccagcccattcctcagatgcctctatgacgacatgaccatgaggctggtaactctagttcagcgccacctaccccatagacagaccccgctcttcttgctatacttgagcggatgaggcaggaccaggcacgacagactcaggagaccgctgctacgttcgcacagtttcagactcgacaggacgagttccagagatAGTAGTAGgccatccagcagcagcagcaggccatgcatcagcagtagcttctcatgcagcaacagcttctcggattcatgcagcatgtagtgatagcgattggggccccaccaccacaggcttcgccctagcttggttagcctaccaccacttcgatgactctagcattacagcctagtgggcttcagagtcagggatagccaccagcatagtatgcttcacctacagagcaggcgtcctagtggttcgcttcgctagtgatagccccgtagttcacacctcttcagatgggcttcacaccggcacagacgtcgtcgctgctagtgccagacactttagtctccaggagtctcggagcgaccttcagcgagttgacagggcagcctactccaccatacctgcatgttctaggtccttctatagctgCACCTATCATagcgactacagagacgctcccctcctcagtggcatcatcagagccggctactttagtcataccagcacagcctacagcagcaccagttcctAATCTGACCTAGACTACTTCAGCCCcacttccagctacagagggttagacaacttagagctcaggatcagatgatgatggtaactagttccagctcgctcctcgtacctcagcgcccggctcatccgctgtagccccactgactgacccttaggttttagtgtttgacgccaaagggggagagggtttgagtatgttagccttagggggagcgacatatctagggggagcttagttattatattaccttatctattacatttggagtttttatgtgtgtgatacattatgcattcatgtttactactatatttatgtgatagtgatatctacgtgatcatgatatatgacatgtgtgttccctactttgaattctttatatgtcatatcacttgtgctatgctcatttgctttgcttccgcattttacttcgatgcaaatgagctttattacttgtactcatgcttatttcatatcttttgagtatatcatgttggcttgggtcatataagctagcctaacacttttgttcttattgccaaaagcttatatgaaccaagcatgttaaaaacctcatctctttcacatactcaaggtagtattgtcatcaatcaccaaaaagggagagattgaaagcatctaggcccctagttgggtttcggtgattaatgacaatacgtgattactgtgactaacatgtgttttgcagaggcaattaagttaggtcacagtaatggagatcgattgggcaattatggttgtcatgcccctacgatggaaatcgttttggttttcgaaggttggacgacaaggttaaggatggactagttctaagtgtcgattagagttggagagacacttagagtagtttaggactttgtttttcctttggccatactattaaggggggtatgaataggtagcttgacctaggtgagtctagtgagttaggtgtggtgcacacttgctaaatctagcactaggtagctccttaacagccctttgatccaatggagtgaacttcattcacatatgatctagagttggaagtgaatggagggtcaaatactgaccggacactggctccggtgtgaccagacgctggcttagggtccggtcagtttatttgaccaaggtgaaagcatttgaaagtgaccggacgctgagggccagcgttcgatcgactccagtaaggtcccagagagggagaatcctgatcggatgcgtctagtcaatgctgactggacgctgatcaggtttcggctactgaccagacgctgctcagcaagtgaccggacgctgggggtcccacatccggtcgacatcagtaaggttccagtgaggggaaaacatgaccggacgcgtccggtcagtgctgaccggacgttggccagcgtccagtcaacacttaaccactggagttcggggtgtaatgaccagagcgtccggtcaacatgaccagagcatccagtcaccctgtagaggcacataacggtttgttttttagcccatgttataaataccacctccattcgtgtgtaggggtatttttgctcattccaatagctgagaaacacgtttgagagtgccaaaaagagcaaggtcctagtgaggtgattgagatttgagaatcccaaagagagccttcattagtgagatcaagagtagcaaagtgtgcatccacccttctcattaggcttgtcgtggtcaagtgagagttcatgcttgttactcttggtgatcagcatcacctagacggcttggtggtgattgggagcttggtgatcatccggagagcttgtggatgacccaacttaagttgtgagcggttgtgggtgattcaccgtgatggagtgtcgaagaatcaacccgtagagagcacttgatccttgcgtggatcaagggggagctacacccttgcacgggtgctccaacgaggactagtggggagtggcgactctccgatacctcggcaaaacatcaccgcgttccttctcctctctttactttgagcaattcaatacttgtcttttacattcgtagaattgccatgctagagtaggattggaacttagggtgctaaacttttgtgcgttagatcaatagaaacactttctaggcacaaggggttaattgggctaaccatagaatttgtttattacaaagaaatttgtaattagcccaattcacccccccctcttaggcatcttgatcctttcattaggtcatggtaatggtgattgattgggcaCTTATGGTattcatgcccctgtcgatggaaatcgttttggttttcaaaagatggacgacaaggttaaggacggactagttctaagtgtcatttggtgttgagagacacttagattagtttaggactttgttttacctttggctgtactataaaggggggcatgGATGGGTGGATTGACCTAGGCGAGTCTAGTGAGATGAATGTGGTGCATATTTATTAAATCTAGTGCTAGGTAGCTCAAACGAAACCATCTTataattatagtcatacttatgaactagagtataatctttatgttatgatcttgacatacgaactagagtatagtttctATGTCATGAGATTAGCATACATGACTTTATGCTTAACTATTCATATAATTCATATAATTGGAATTAGAGCTAAATTGAGGTGACGGTTCATCATGCCTTCGGGTGTGCCTAAGTCTTTtacttgtcgatccatagggtcgaaGTCTCAgtgggatttgggtagtttctgtgtaCACGAGCGTGGTGCTCGGGTATGGAGAaataggtgaatgcattgtccttctccacggttgaggggtagacggtaggtggtgacagccctgtccgtcccttgtattCCCCCACGTTTgtttagggtgtaggagtctaaattttcacatgaggttactggcagaccagtactcagtGGCCTCCCGGCCTACTTCATACTTAGcactaaaactaattatgtaacttaTATGATCATCAACTATTTTTTgaatggctatattagaacaatgCCTGCTCTatttaggattattcttttattctttactttccttttatccttgaggagtgtccaagtgtgtgtccactatcttgattATATCGTCTTTACCACTGTATTAAACATTGGTTCACTTTGCTAGTATATTATTGAgctcatatccatactagactcttaatcaattaATGCCTTCCGTtgtgaaaatataaataatgataccataaatactttcgggtgaaatgctacaatccgtgcgcttgtggataaatatctaaaattggtAAGGAACTATCAAGGTTTTACCTAGTGACATTGCTAAATATTAGTAATGTTGCTAAGTATTGCCAACACACATTTCTGGCGCCTTTGCTGAggatggattctatctccataCTTGATGATTGCGTTAAGAAATGTCAATAGGTAACGGCTAGTTCGTTGGCTTAGGGCTATTTATTATACCCCCTCCATCTCGTGCATTGaggctctcttgcccatttgttcagctgaggaaATACTTtgaagtgcaagggagagcaagagcctattGGGATGATTGAGATTtatgaatccaagattaaggacctcattagtgcatagagagtagcaagtgtgcatccactcttctcattaggcttggttgGATAAGTGAGAGATTGTAAGTAATTAAACTAGAAGCATACCCCGCATGTTGCTATAGGAATTTCATATTAGTGAATTGTGTGGCATGATGCGTAGATAATAAAATGCTTATGTCTTACTGATGTAGACATTATAATTGCATGTGCTAGTAGATTTTAATTATATGTGATAGTGTATTGCCTAATTGTATAGCTTGTATGTTGAGAGAAATATGGTAGTGGGGTTTGGATTTTAATGTTGTGTGATAATGCATTGCCTAGTTGGAGAACTTTCATGTTGAGACAAATATGGTAGTAGGGTTTTGCCTTATAAAAGTATAAGATAAGATAAGATAAGATACGTACACTCTATTAGAAAGTTATCATATTTTTAACGGTAATGCTATGAAGCGGGTGTCCGTCCGTCCGGACAGACTGCTCCACATGCCGCGCATTTTGTTAATCCAAGCCATGGGTTTGTGATTTGGTTTAAGCGTCCAGACGGACACCTCCGCCAGCCCCGCCATCGTTGGTCCAGGGCGCACCGTCTGCTCAGTGGACCCGATTGTATTTTAATCCATGGACGCAGCGTAACACAAATATGTGCATGTACATGTATGTACGGATGCATCATTAGAACATGAATATGCCACATGCATGTATACCAGAAGAGGATATAATCGACTTACATGGAGAGTTGTGCTGAATGATCAGCTAGTGCAACAATGGCTACCGTCTATACTTACATGCATGTGCACAAAAATGCTTTTGGTTCAAAAATAATTATACACCACAAATATACGTGAGCATAATCATATTGTGAGTCAACTTAGCAAGGTCAACATAAATAGCACACATTTCCATATGGGACCTCATATGTTAGAGCCACATATATAAAATATTTGCATGGCCGACTTATAATTTATTTTGTCTGATTAACCATAGTCAACACCGTGCCAAAATTTCATCATGCACTTCCTTTAACGATAATGCTCAGAAGCGGACATCCGTCCGGACGGACGGACCGCTCCGCGCGCCCTGCCCACGTCACTTGCTCCGCGCGGTCCGTTCTGCCGCCCCAACCGCGCCGCTCGCTTCGTGCACCCCATGCCCCATCCGCTCACGCCATTGCTTACTCCCGCCCGCGTGGATTCACCCCGGCCATCGTGTGACCCGCCTGTTGCGGCCGTCTCGTAGCACCACGTCCACCACGCCGGTTCGCTGCCTCACTCGCCCATGTTACACTGAAAGCGTATGATGTAAACATATGTGTCAAATGTTTTAGATGTTCTAGATGTATGCTGCAAGTATTTtatatggatattgcaaaagtagatttggatgttgcatatgttgcaatggctatacttGTATGTTGCGAGTGTCTTTTCAATACTTCACACGTATATTGCaattgttttatctagatgttgcatatgttacactggctacacatatgttgcaagcatatgttccaaatgtttcatctgctttaaACATATGTTGCCGGAAGtgctttcatgttgcaagtgtttcatgagtAGGCGTAGGCGGTCCATGTAGGTGAAGGTGGTCCCAGTGTGTGCgatgcggatgttgcaaaagtataccTGAATgtcgcatatgttgcaatgtctatacacgtatattgcaagtatctatttaaaatatttcatctactttagacgtatgttgcaagcgcatttatctgaatgttgcatatgttacagtggctatacatatatgttgcaagcgtatgttgaaAATGTTTTATCTGCTTGAGACGTATATTATATAAAGTGCTttcatgttacaagtgtttcatgagTAGGCGAAAGGCGGTCCCATGTGTACATGTGTTTCATTTCTATACAAGGCCCATAGTTGGATGTTGCAATGTTAGTTGGACAACAAATAAAATGTAATCTACATAGCCAACATTAACAAGAGAAGTTGATGACGCCATCCGTCAGTGAGAATGGTATAAGGTTACTTTGGTCTCATCGTTTTTTTATGTTTGCACATTTTCTTGGCATCAACACAATGAATAAACATGATCCAAGCACCGACTTTAGTCTCTGTACCCTGCTCTCGAGCACCATTCACTTGCAGAAgcaattactccctccgtccctagaTGTTAGTCGCCACAATTTGCATACCGataactttgactcgatttatagaaaatacgtgcaacatttctatctctaaataaatttattaaaaatctagattcaaatatctatcaataatactaattatatatcataaatattaatgttttttAATATATagttagtcaaagttgtttctcggggaGTGAAACCCACAAACATTTAGCGAGGTAGACCATGGAGGCAACGTCGAGTGCGCGTGTTGCAGAGCAAGCAGTAGGCAGCAGGTGATACGGCCCAGCAGCTGACCAGGCAGCAGTAGGCGCGTGCAGTAGACCGGGCAGCAGCAGGCGTGGGCTGGCGGCGCAGCAGCACCATGCACGGGCGTGGTAGCTTGGCCCTATTTTTAAATTCCCACACACACGTGGGTAATCTGATCCTCCGAATGCAATGGATCCACACGCACAGACCCACCGGCCCATGGGAGGTTTCCATTTTCTATTATGCGGGCTATCGCACATTCACGAGGCCGGCAGTTGGCGGCTCGGCGCGGAGATTTTGCGCATGAAAAccgttcagaaaaaaaaaaaaaaaagttgcagGAGACCGTTCGGTTACGAAGCCCAGGCCCGTCATATGTGGTTATGTTGGGCCTTGTTGAGTTTATTCCGGAGGTTGGGTCGCCGGCCGTCGCAGACAATGACAAACCATGGAAGGTGAAGGGGCTGGATGGATGGCCAGGCGGCATGCGCGGGCGGtgtcgccaccgccaccgccaccatgggcagagaaggagagggagagggagagggagagggagaaattGCATGCCTTGATCGAGCTGGCATAGCATAGGTAGCGACGATCCGGGCAAGGGCAGGGCAAGGGCAAGGGCAGAGGAGGGGCTGGGCGGTCCACGGAGGCTCCCCAATTCTCcaccctcctccctccctcccttccctccgTCGCGTCGCGTCGATCAATCCAGGAGCGACGCCATCGAGCTAGGGGAATGTCCCAGAATTCCGTCGAATCCTCAGGGGcgtagcttcttcttcttcctgcgcACGCGCGCGCGCGTATGCCTCCTCCAAATCCGAAGCAACAAGCAACAACAAGGGAGGGGGCACCGCATGCACCGCTCTCCAATCCGCCGCCGCGTGTGTGTTCATGGATCATGCTTTCCCACTCGTCATATTAGCTCCTGACGCGCCGCCCTCGTCGCCCTCCCCTCGCCTTCATTGATTTCGTTATTATTATTggtaaagaaagaaagaaagaaagaaagaaagggcGCCTCCGTTATTTTAATTTGATGGGCATTCTGTTTCCGTCTCAACTTCAACGCCAACAACAGGTAGGACGGAatacattttttttttcattttttgtaCATTTCTCTACCCTACATATAATAATAATAGCTCTGTGTTTGCAAGCAAGAATGCATAGACAAAAGGTCCATTGCATGTTGACGCAAATTAAATTGACAATTCtctgttttgttttttcttaatGACGAAAAAGATACTATCTTGTTCATATAATCGCTTCATATAATGTCCGTGTTTGGCTGCACTTATATTAAACGGCTGCTGCTGCTTATTGTACTGTAATTTGTGAAAGGAGGAGCTGCAGCAGCAACCGGCTACGGCTTAAAATAAGCACAGCAGAACAAGATGAATACTTATAAGCATGAAAGATTGTTAGAGTGTTCCTGTGTTGTTTTAAGCACTAGCGATCGTTTTTTTTTTCAACCAGGAAAACTATTATCACAGATTCCTCTTGCAGTTTTGTATCTATATATAGGCTGTCGCTAGTACTATAATGATCTTTATCCCAGTTGCTTCCTAATAAACAACCTcattgcagtttttttttttttttttgagaggacCTCATTGCAGTTGATGCTACCATGGTTGGGAATCGGACATGGTTTGGAGGGCTTTTCAACGGCTCAGGCAAAAGGCGACAAGTCAGTGCAGAGAAGATAGTGCTTGATCTAACCCCTCTACAGGTACAGATGTACTACCATCACTTTCATCATGTGTTTAATTAGACCAAATACAATCAGGATTCTGTGCCGTCTCTCGTTTCTAGGAAACAATAAATAAAATAGACTAACTACAATCAGATGTACCATATATACAAATTTCGTTTCATCTTGCTGCTGAAATGACCTCTTAAATATATTCAGGAACAGAGACTGCAAAATTTGAAGGAAAGGCTAAATATACCTTATGACGAAAATCGGCAAGATCATCAAGTGAGAAACTCTCGACTTAATTAGCTTCACAAATACTACTTAGCATTAGTCATAGGGTTCTGTGCATCCCTATGACATAGATACAGGCTTCATCTAACTTTCTGTAGTGATCTAAAAGAAATCAAATATTCAGCAATGTCATTCTAATGGATAGAAAAGAGACATGAAAAGTTATAGTTTCACCTTGATTTCAGTTCATCCTTGCAACACTTGGCACGATAATATATTTCAACTTGCTATACCTTATTGACTTGTGAATTTTATTACATTGTGTGCTTTGGATTTAGGAATCGCTTAGGGCTCTTTGGAAGATCTCCTTTCCTGATACAGAGCTCACTAGCATAGTTTCAGCGCAGTGGAAAGATATGGGGTGGCAAGGCATGAATCCAGCGACTGATTTCAGGTTACTTCGTGTTTTTTTTGTCTCACTCTATGCCCTATTTAGGAAATAAGTTTCACAcagttcatttttttatttttcctgtAAAAAAAAGCTTAAAACGCTCCCTGTCTCTTTCTTCTTAGAGGCCCAAAATCAGCTGCTGGTTTCTTCCAACAAACATGCTTGTGTTTCCCTGACAGACGAAGAGTCTTAACAATATCATCTTACTTTTATTTCAGGGGCTGTGGATTTGTTTCGCTTGAGAACCTTCTATTTTTTGCAAG harbors:
- the LOC136534478 gene encoding uncharacterized protein isoform X2, encoding MGILFPSQLQRQQQDLIAVDATMVGNRTWFGGLFNGSGKRRQVSAEKIVLDLTPLQEQRLQNLKERLNIPYDENRQDHQESLRALWKISFPDTELTSIVSAQWKDMGWQGMNPATDFRGCGFVSLENLLFFARTYPASFKRLMLKQQGMRATWEYPFAVAGVNISYMLIQLLELNSVRPKSLPGINFIKVLTEHEDAFDVLYCIAFEMMDAQWLAMRASYMQFKEVLEATKQQLERELSLEDLNGIHDLPACNLLYK
- the LOC136534478 gene encoding uncharacterized protein isoform X1, with the protein product MGILFPSQLQRQQQDLIAVDATMVGNRTWFGGLFNGSGKRRQVSAEKIVLDLTPLQEQRLQNLKERLNIPYDENRQDHQESLRALWKISFPDTELTSIVSAQWKDMGWQGMNPATDFRGCGFVSLENLLFFARTYPQASFKRLMLKQQGMRATWEYPFAVAGVNISYMLIQLLELNSVRPKSLPGINFIKVLTEHEDAFDVLYCIAFEMMDAQWLAMRASYMQFKEVLEATKQQLERELSLEDLNGIHDLPACNLLYK